In Coffea eugenioides isolate CCC68of chromosome 4, Ceug_1.0, whole genome shotgun sequence, the genomic stretch CCCAAAAAAAACTATTGCCAATAACTTTTAGTTAAAAATATTGGTTACAGCAAACTAATCTAAATCCTTTACTTTGATCCCTTCGGTTTGTTACCAAAGAAATAAGCTTGCAAGAAGACAATTCATGAAAAGTTTCGCCTAAGTTGGTTGGCTTGTTCTTTCGAGAGAGAACCAGTCAAAAAACCTTTACATCTTGTGAAacgaattttttcatcttttatttttaaaatggtAACTTCACGCCTCTTATAAAATTAAGTCATCCGacacatgatcattttttatGCGCAAAAACATTTAATCTcatttataattaaataaataattcgatttatattcatttttatccCTATAAAAATAGGATCCGATCCGAATCATATTTATCTATTTCTTTAAAGGGTGAGATTGGACCCCATTTATACTCATTTTTGCCATTGAAAAAATACGATCTGACATTTTTTATACAATAAAAAATGAATGTGTGTGGATCACATGATGATTTCAAActaaaaaatgatcaaaaaCTTACATTGAAATCAAATTTTactaatttgaatttgtaagaAACGTAACTTTTTAAaagtaaaagataaaaaaaaatttatttgacaaaatatGATAGACATTCCGAACAATTTTTCCTCTTCCGAACTTGGAAGAATCTAATTAGTTGAGTTGGTAACAAACTTGATTAATTCTCGAATCGAGCTCCTATGGTGGAAATCAAGAAGATAGCCATCAGAGAGCAGTTCAAGTCTATAACcaattttttttgggcaaaaaaaaaagtacaagaATGTATGTGTGATCCAGCTGCAAAGATAAACGATACTAAGGCGGTTCAATTAGACAAATGTTTACAGTTAAATTTACATTCATGCATGGAGGAGTACAACGTCTCTCAAAGACTAATAAAAGCTGAAAGGCAATGATGTTGTACttcttttgataaaaataaCTTTTTCTAGTGCGCATCCTTTTCAACAGAAACATATTGCAACTCGACAATTGACAAGGATTTAGGACCTAAAAgtaaaacgaaaaggaaaactTTCTCCTGATGCTTAAAATGGGTAAAGTTTAGAGACAAACAAGATAATATATGGGCCTAAGCAAATTGTCCGTAGTTGAGGGTGGAAACGTTGTCCTGTCTTTTCACATTCCTTTCCTGTTTCTCGCCAAAACCTAATATTCTTATGTTCGTCGTATTTGTTGCTAAGTGGATGCAggtcattggaaaatttttcatGACAATGTAACGCAAATTTTGAAATCAGGAATTATAGTTTGGAAAGTGGACAAAATTAAACCGGCTGtggataaattaattttttggggTGCAATTTATTTATACCAGGGAAAGACATTTTCGCTAGATAAAAACCAAGAATAaccttgctttttttttttgggaaagaCACAATAACCTATTCTTCCCAAAATTCATAACCATACAAAAGGCTTACGCGAAAAATGTGCTTATATTACAGCCATATAAATCTAATTTCCGTAATCCTTGAAAACTTAAGTCTAATAAAAACCCTACATTCTCTGTTATGGATCAGGGGCATGTCTCCATTATGGATCAGGAATCTCATAAGTTGAGTTTTGTTTGATTCAAACCAAGCCATGCAATTTCTACTACACTTGATGTAAGCTCATATAGTTTTTAGGAATATTAATGGGTAAGGTAAAATCTAATGCACGTGAGTAGTCAATCCGATGGTTAATCTGATTAGATGATCAATGAGTAATCCGTTAGGGTTTGATATTGACGAGAGATTGCTGACAGATAATCCGATAAGGTTTGATAAGCAAACTCTAAATACAGATACATGTGATGCATGCACGTGCCTTAATTTTATAGTctaataaaatataattttaaccCAACTTTTTGTAGAGCCCTTCACAAAACAAATGTTGAATTTCTCTTATGCAGGTTCTACGACTCTATCCAAATTTAAGATTTAACGTAGTGGGTTAATTTAATATGATGCATgcattaattttaatttgataatagttaattcctttttttttaactattcAAATTAGTGAGTAGAGGATACTTGATGGATTATCCAAACTCGAGAGCCAGAAGACTTGGTGATGAGAGTTAAAACGCGTAAGGTCACCTAATTGAATTTGGTGAAAGATTTAAATATGCGGATTAGAATTTGGTAAATTGGATTTTTTGAGAGTGTCCGATCGGCTGCCATCCCTAACAATTTTGTTGTATTtgtagttttccatttatttaattttatgaGTTGATAAATTTAAATGTATGCTCAAAGTGTATGAATTTGcaccaaaaattaaaagaattgcaTCAACAGATTTCAACCGGAGAAATCCACAACTTGTGAGACCCGTTTCCCTAAGCTATGTACCTCTCACAATAATGTTATATACCTTTCACTATCCAAGGTGCCCAAGCCTATATGCTTCAAGCCCTGTACCCAAGCAAAGATAAACCGAGGAAGCACAAAGGAGAGGAAGGAAATCCAACCACCACAAAAGCCTTATTAATTCTGGTGATCTCTTACCCTCTTCTTGGTGGAATGGTCCTACATTTTCCGCCACCAACACCACCAGCAACAGCAGCCACGTTTGTTTTTGCCTGCCAGCAACCGGCTAAGCACGAGAAAGATATACTGCGATCCGTGACCTGTTTAATTAGGATAAGCCTTTCTTATTAAGAACAAGTGCAGCAAAGTGACAAGAACAACTTTCCACACGTCCAAATTCTGCTTTTGGTTACAAGCACAGTGCGGTGGAGGTGAGACTAGTGCTTGCTGCAATTAATGTCAACATCAAACGAAGATGAGGATCACTTATTAATGGTGCCCCAGCCCCTAACTATAAATGTCACAAACTTAAATTATTAATTGCATGGCTCAATCATGCATGCTTCAAAAACCAAAAACTAACCACGATAGCTAGACAAATGGGAACCTGTTCAAATTtataaaatagtaaatttgatACAAATTGACAGTGTGtacattattattatcattaaaTTCATGATATATatgtaaaaattaaattttaaatttaaattttatataattatcaCTTCTCAAATGCTAACAGTTTATACACAGTTAGCTAGCGtaaaaaagattaatccatatatgaaacaaaaaaaaaaacactctaTCTAAGTCTAGGGCTTACATGGGGGGATTAACTTGCTAATTGTGAAGGGTTTTAATTTTCAAGAAATGAGTTGCATCATAAGAACATCATTCTCAATACCAATTTTAAGTTTTAACCGTAAAAAGCACTTCAGCATTGATACTATACTACTTGACACGGGGGTTAAAAGCACTAGCAGTCAAATTCACACGCATGCAATCATGAAGAGGAGCACTACTAATATGTTCCTTTTCAGTCATATTATCTCCCACAATTCAATTCAAATATTTGGAGAGGAACACAATTACAAACTTTTTTTAGATTCTGttttattaaattaaaaaaaaaaagattgttaCTTATATAACCCCCTCCCCCcaaaacccaaaaaagaaaaagaaaaagacgtGGTACTTTTTATCATGATTTTTGCTCATAGCTACGGACCAATATTACACTTTTTTGTTGAGATTTGAGAATTAGAAATTAGGAGGAATAGAATAGGTAACATACAATTATTATGCAAAATGCAACTCTGTATTTTAggcaacatttttttttttgaaaggatAATGGCAACAATAAATATGATTTCATAAGGGAAATGTTACTGGCACTCTTTTTAACTTTTTGACCATATGATTTAGACCCTATTTTGCATTGAATTTACATCATAAATTTGTAATCAAAATGAAATGTATAGAccattttgttctttttctatGCGAGTAAAAAAAAATGCCTCGAGAGAAGACAATTGAGTTATTGAGGGAGTACCACCAACCTTTCCCTATTCATAAAAAGGTAAATTTAAGCAAATATTATGCATTTGGGATGGTGAGCTAATGGAAAGTGGAAAACTCTGTGGTAGCATTAATTAATTGCGTAAAGACCCAAACGCTGCCGATCCGATCCGGTCCACATTGCAATTGCAAAAGGCCAACATCTTTGCCTAAGCTTGCGGATTAGCACACGACTTTTTGTTGCCAAATAAAAGTGAAGAATTTATTAGTAAAACGAGTGCATAATCTGTTGTCGTTCAATTTACAAGTacctcaaaagtcaaaaaaaatgatgaaacaaagcatatccttttctttctttctttctttgatttttttttccctttcctttaTGAAGCATGCCTAAATGTAGCTTTAGCTGAAAAATGTAGAAGgcttttctttaaaaaaaaaaaaaaaaaaaaattctcagcCACAAAGCCTCTTGTCGTGTTAAACTGGAAACAAGCCTAGGTCGAGTCAGAACTGAAGCTATTTAAGGTCTGGATTCAATTGATAAGAATAGAGCAGCAGTTTTATGCTCTATGATTTACTTGTAAAAACTCAGCATAGTGGGACCAAAATTTCATGGTTCTAATACCTCAGGACAGTCTTGAGTCTTGACTCTCAGTCCGCGGTTCTACGCCCGGAGGAAGGGggaatttggccaaaacataagcATTGGCAGTGCCAGTACCGTGTTTGGACTTTGGAAACCAAACAAGTtatatgaaagaaaaatattttgaaattctcttAACaagttttattattatcatttttattttttcaagggAAATTACCTTTGTATGATACGAGTACTTTATGACACAAAAAAGGCTACcgtagattaaaaaaaaaaaatttccctcCAATTTTCTTCCCCAATCCATCACCTGCAGAAACTTTCTCTTTGGTCAAAAAACCCAAAAGCCGATTGGGTCCCCCACCCCACAATTCCCTCTGCTTTCATTAATCTCCTCCTTGGCCTCCTAACTTACACTAAAACGACTAAACAACCCCAGAAATACGTACGACTTTCATTGTACTGTGCCATGTCTCGTCTCGTTACAAAACTCATACCAGTCTGATTCTTTTACAGAGTCCATGCATCATAATCTAATCAATACTACTTGATTACCCAACTGTAAAGGCAACCCATAACATAAACAAATACTACTCCCTTCTTCCCCAGACAACTCCCCCCTGCCCAGCCCTGCCATTCCCCACCACAGACCCCGAACAATACGTCCTCAAAAACCCCATGAACTAGAAGATTGAAGCTGAGTCGAAAAATGCCTTCAAGACAGCCATTTTCAGCAACCTCAAGGCCTAAAGCAAGCGTAGTCTTTCTAACAGTAACCATCTGTTCTTCTCTGATTATCCTCTTTGCagttgtttattttctttattatttatgGTACTCGTTAGTCCATCGTTCAAGAACAAGCCCATTTGATTCCACCACCCCCCTTGTCAAGCTTCAAAGATTCACCTTCAAAGAGCTTAAGTCAGCCACCAATGGGTTCGGTGAATCCAATTCTATTGGTAAGGGAGGGTCTGGCACAGTCTACAGGGGAATTCTCAAAGATGGAAAGTTGGTTGCTGTCAAACTTCTTGATTCAGCTTCTTTGCAGAGTGAAAGGGAGTTCCAGAATGAGCTGCAGGTTCTTGGTGGGTTGAGATCATCTTTTATTGTCAATCTTTTGGGATATTGCGTAGAGAAGAGTAGGAGGCTTGTGGTTTATGAATACATGCCTAATCGTAGCTTACAAGAGAGCTTGTTTTCTGAGTCTAATTTGAGTTTGAATTGGGGTAGAAGGTTTGATATCATTCTTGATATTGCTAAAGCATTGTCCTTTCTGCATCTTGAATGTGATCCACCTGTGATTCATGGGGATGTGAAGCCTAGTAACGTGCTGCTTGACTCAGAGTACAGGGCTAAACTTTCAGATTTCGGCTTGTCCAGATTGAAGCTTGAGGCTGAATTCGGGGTTGATATGTTTAGTCAGGAGCTGGGGAAGAGTCAGGAGTTGTGGAAAAGTCAGGAACTTTCTGGGAATTTAGGTACTGGGGGCGGAGGAACCGGAACCGGAACTGGAACTGGAACTGGAACTGGGACTCCTGTAATTGGGACTCCAGTAGATAGTCATGATGAGGTTGATTTTGCTTTGGCTTTGCAAGCTTCCTCTTCCACGAAAAATACTACAGCATTCCACAGTTTGAAAAGTTTAAGCTGGGGTTCTTTGAACTTTAATGGTAATTTTTTCATTGATGACGATACTAAGAGTCGCAATGCTAAGGGGAAGGAGGTTTCAGTTGTTGAAAATGGTGGTGGAGAAGATTCGAACAAGTTTCTGAATCCTGATAATGAGCTCAGTGGTGTTGAACTTGGTAAAGAGTTGAATCTGAATGCCGCTTTGGTTGGGGATGAACATGGTACCAGGACCAAACAATGGGGGAAAGATTGGTGGTGGAGACAGGATGGAAGTGGTGAATTATGTAGTAAAGATTATGTGATGGAGTGGATTGGGAGCCAGATCTGTCCATCCCCAACGCCAGATTGGGATGATGAAAAGAAGTCCTCTCCTCAAGACAATGACTTGGTGGATAATTCAATGCAGCTAAATAAGGTGGAAGATAAATTCGAAAACCAATTACAAGAATCCAGATTGGATTGTCCTAATAATGGGGTTGAGAGGGAGGGTTCTAATCGGTGGAGGAGAACGCGTAATAAGAAGCACAGGAAGATGCAAGAATGGTGGAAAGAAGAGCATCTTGATGAACTTAGCAGAAAGAATACTAAGGTAAATGAACTGGACGTTAGGATGAAGAAGCGCTTTAAAATGCCACATTTCAGTTTGGGTAAACGTTTTTGCTTAAAGAGGAGAAGTGTAAGGCGACAGAGCCAAGATTTAGACAATCAGGATGGGGAATTTAGCTTTAGAAAGGGTTGGAAGAAGAAGAATGCACGTTCTGTAAACAGCGATATGTGGAGCGGAGATCTCTTTAGTGGACAATTGAGCAGCACAACTAGCATGAGAGGCACTCTTTGCTATGTGGCACCTGAATATGGTGGTTGTGGATATCTAATGGAGAAGGCTGATATTTACAGCTTGGGCGTTCTGATCCTTGTGATTGTCTCTGGTAGAAGGCCATTACATGTGCTATCTTCACCTATGAAGCTTGAAAAGGCAAACCTGATAAGCTGGTGTAGGCATTTAGCTCATGCTGGAAATGTATTAGAAATAATAGATGAGAAACTAAAGGATGATTACAGCAAGGAACAAGCAAGCTTGTGTATTCACTTGGCACTTGCTTGCTTGCAAAAAGTTCCTGAGCTACGGCCAGATGTTGGGGACATTCTTAAGATCTTGAAAGGGGAAATGGAACTCCCACCACTCCCATTCGAGTTTTCTCCCTCTCCACCTTCAAAATTATTCAGCAGGTCAAGAAGGAGACAGAAGAGCAATCCTGAATAGGTTTTTAGTTTGTTAACATAAAGGAGAGGAAGGTTCTGATGATCATGTTCTTCCAGAAAGGCTAGTTTATTTTGATGCAAGATTGTAGATGCTGATTGCCAAGTTTTATTCTATTGTATGTAAATAGATGAACGAAAGCTTTTCTGAATTGAATTCACTTGCAGCGGCCCTTGATGCTGCTGCTCTTTTTTTGTCCTTAGATTCATGTTTTACTAAACAATAATATCAAATCGCACTGTTGACATCTGAACCAAACAATGCAGCACTGAGCTTGTATACCTCATACTTCAAAGACGAACATTTGTTATGATTGTCAACCCATCTCGTCCCTTCTCCCTTTTTTTCACGCCATGGTCCGTTGGCATGAAAAGTGAAAGAACAAAGGGTGGGGACTGGAGAGTAAAACAAATAATGCCTAACTTCTCCTTGTGGAAATCGACTTGGCCTGCTTTTACTGGAGAAGGGGATGGAGTAGGTGAAGCACCAGCAGAGAATTGAAATCAAAAAGTTTTTAACTAAGAGGAAAAAAGTATGCATTAGAGCGTTAAACTGCTGCCAGTATCAGTAGGTATTAGCAGTTTTGGCTCCTCCCTCTCCTCTTCCTTGGACCATCCTTCCTTGTTCATTTGGTGAGCAAGAATTTCCACTTTCCTCGCTTCTTCTGATGATGGgagaaaatatacaaaatttctaCAAACTTTCCATTAACTTTTTCCCCCTCTGTATATTCGAATCCAAGGACCCTATTTTTAGCAGCTGGTGTTCATACTTCATAGGATACTATTACTACTAGTGTCATGGCACTACCCACTTTGCGCTGCTATACTTGACTGCAGTTGGTCCACTTCATGAATGCCATCACACGCTCTGGCAGTTTTTGTTGTTTACTGTGTAACTTCCTAAAGCCCTAACAGACGCTATATGCCAATGGAAAGCAGATTGCTTCAATATTAGCCTTAGGAGGAAAGGGAATAAGTTTTCCTGAACTTCAAAAGAGTGGTCAAATTCAATACCACACGAGTCACCATCACGGTCTGCACCAACCACCAGTACCTTTAAACACACA encodes the following:
- the LOC113769548 gene encoding putative receptor-like protein kinase At1g80870 → MPSRQPFSATSRPKASVVFLTVTICSSLIILFAVVYFLYYLWYSLVHRSRTSPFDSTTPLVKLQRFTFKELKSATNGFGESNSIGKGGSGTVYRGILKDGKLVAVKLLDSASLQSEREFQNELQVLGGLRSSFIVNLLGYCVEKSRRLVVYEYMPNRSLQESLFSESNLSLNWGRRFDIILDIAKALSFLHLECDPPVIHGDVKPSNVLLDSEYRAKLSDFGLSRLKLEAEFGVDMFSQELGKSQELWKSQELSGNLGTGGGGTGTGTGTGTGTGTPVIGTPVDSHDEVDFALALQASSSTKNTTAFHSLKSLSWGSLNFNGNFFIDDDTKSRNAKGKEVSVVENGGGEDSNKFLNPDNELSGVELGKELNLNAALVGDEHGTRTKQWGKDWWWRQDGSGELCSKDYVMEWIGSQICPSPTPDWDDEKKSSPQDNDLVDNSMQLNKVEDKFENQLQESRLDCPNNGVEREGSNRWRRTRNKKHRKMQEWWKEEHLDELSRKNTKVNELDVRMKKRFKMPHFSLGKRFCLKRRSVRRQSQDLDNQDGEFSFRKGWKKKNARSVNSDMWSGDLFSGQLSSTTSMRGTLCYVAPEYGGCGYLMEKADIYSLGVLILVIVSGRRPLHVLSSPMKLEKANLISWCRHLAHAGNVLEIIDEKLKDDYSKEQASLCIHLALACLQKVPELRPDVGDILKILKGEMELPPLPFEFSPSPPSKLFSRSRRRQKSNPE